A genomic region of Pseudoalteromonas rubra contains the following coding sequences:
- a CDS encoding SDR family NAD(P)-dependent oxidoreductase: protein MNQSSSKYGIQVALNGTKKSQEFLEKNIRVNQQEIYQLAAAYFGITNEECCGKNASVNNSISRQLQNTCHHLDELERCVKPDIENRFRLPSKKHFMRCYQCHKLVRNPHPTYLFCCHKCGELNQKFRHYGRSLAGLNALVTGGRTKLGHQIALKLLRANCKNVVVTTRNIESAKEIFSGYEDYFHWKDNLKLVELDLDSLNLDERLNNLVNELVSLQSLDILVNCAAQTIRARDKSHLYGEVSSVEQTNRYGDPKFVDHSFTNSWHVRLADFLQQEAEECYRINAVAPTLLIQKMLPLLSKSLVSPYIINVHAREGLFKTKKEDLHLQTNMAKSALHMLTKCLARKSDLVTESGVRFSVHGCDPGWFSVDEYYESESPWVVAPLDEIDGAARILFPLFAELPGCSPTRRHFYQLTY, encoded by the coding sequence TTGAATCAAAGTAGTTCGAAGTATGGTATTCAAGTCGCTCTGAATGGAACTAAAAAAAGCCAAGAGTTTTTAGAAAAAAATATAAGGGTTAACCAGCAGGAGATTTATCAGTTAGCTGCTGCTTATTTTGGTATAACTAATGAAGAGTGTTGTGGTAAAAACGCAAGTGTAAATAATAGCATTTCCAGACAACTACAAAACACATGCCACCACTTAGATGAATTGGAAAGGTGTGTGAAACCTGACATAGAAAACCGTTTTCGTTTACCGTCTAAGAAGCACTTTATGCGTTGTTATCAATGCCATAAGTTAGTCAGAAATCCTCACCCTACCTACTTATTCTGTTGCCATAAATGTGGTGAGCTGAATCAGAAGTTTAGACATTATGGCCGTTCTTTAGCAGGCTTAAACGCTTTAGTGACAGGAGGCAGAACGAAATTAGGTCACCAAATTGCGCTGAAGCTTCTTCGAGCGAATTGTAAAAATGTAGTTGTGACAACGAGAAATATTGAATCAGCAAAGGAAATTTTTTCAGGCTATGAAGATTATTTTCATTGGAAAGATAATTTGAAGTTAGTTGAGCTTGATCTCGATTCGTTAAATCTGGACGAAAGGCTAAATAATCTGGTTAATGAACTAGTGTCACTTCAGTCTTTGGATATTTTAGTTAATTGTGCTGCTCAAACAATTAGAGCGAGAGATAAGTCTCATCTCTATGGTGAGGTCAGTTCTGTTGAACAAACAAACCGCTACGGTGATCCAAAGTTCGTTGATCATAGTTTTACCAATAGTTGGCATGTTAGATTAGCTGATTTTCTTCAGCAAGAAGCAGAAGAGTGTTATCGAATTAATGCTGTTGCACCTACATTACTGATCCAAAAAATGTTGCCTTTACTTAGTAAGTCTCTGGTTTCACCTTATATAATAAATGTGCATGCGAGAGAAGGGCTTTTTAAAACCAAGAAAGAGGACTTACATTTACAAACCAATATGGCAAAGTCAGCATTGCATATGCTAACCAAATGTCTGGCGAGAAAATCCGATCTAGTCACTGAGTCTGGTGTCCGATTTTCCGTGCATGGTTGTGATCCCGGCTGGTTTTCTGTCGATGAATATTATGAAAGTGAAAGTCCCTGGGTTGTGGCTCCTCTAGATGAGATTGATGGGGCAGCGAGAATTTTGTTTCCTTTATTTGCTGAGTTACCAGGTTGTAGTCCGACACGCCGTCATTTTTATCAATTAACATATTAG
- the ybfE gene encoding LexA regulated protein, translated as MAKSELDRTTIDLFENEKRPGRPKTNPLPREMQLKINKRNQIKRDRARGLKRVEFKISSELYQALSDMAEEQNISRSALIETILQEKLAINR; from the coding sequence ATGGCCAAGTCTGAATTAGATAGAACCACTATCGACTTGTTTGAAAATGAAAAGCGCCCTGGTCGGCCTAAGACAAATCCTCTTCCCAGAGAGATGCAGCTAAAGATCAACAAGCGCAATCAGATTAAAAGAGACAGGGCAAGAGGGTTAAAGCGCGTTGAGTTTAAAATTTCCTCTGAGCTATATCAGGCGTTAAGCGATATGGCAGAAGAGCAAAACATCAGTCGTAGCGCGCTGATAGAAACCATTTTGCAAGAAAAATTAGCGATTAATAGATAA
- a CDS encoding substrate-binding periplasmic protein yields MQALYSFSLVLLLLWPLTLVSQGTSSDYLDQLRVVTEELPPYQMSGKNGQIEGVAAEKVNRVLATLEITSNIEVMPWARAYKTAINEPGTLIFSIVRTPARENLFHWLGVLMSTKTYLISLRERTDIEVETLSDLLDYKVGVKRDDVVYQFLASKNMLDTIVVLPETFVTVKMLLRGRADIIAASPIHLDYMCEQIGCTRDDFNFLFELDELSNDFYLAANKLTPPDIILLLKQKLSELE; encoded by the coding sequence ATGCAGGCTCTTTACTCTTTTAGTTTGGTTTTACTCTTGCTGTGGCCTTTGACGTTAGTGAGTCAGGGGACATCATCTGACTATTTGGACCAGCTCAGGGTAGTTACTGAAGAGCTACCGCCTTACCAGATGTCCGGTAAAAATGGCCAAATTGAAGGAGTTGCAGCCGAAAAAGTAAATAGAGTACTAGCTACCTTAGAAATCACATCGAACATTGAAGTAATGCCCTGGGCGAGGGCATATAAAACTGCGATCAATGAGCCTGGCACGCTCATTTTCTCAATCGTACGTACGCCAGCCAGAGAGAATCTTTTTCACTGGTTGGGTGTGCTGATGAGCACTAAAACTTACCTTATTTCATTACGAGAGCGAACCGATATTGAAGTCGAGACGTTGTCGGATCTCCTAGACTACAAAGTAGGGGTTAAACGTGACGATGTTGTTTATCAGTTTCTGGCTAGCAAGAATATGTTAGACACTATAGTCGTTTTACCTGAGACCTTTGTGACTGTGAAAATGTTGCTGCGGGGCAGGGCCGACATAATTGCAGCGTCTCCGATACACCTTGACTACATGTGTGAGCAAATTGGATGTACACGAGATGATTTTAATTTTTTGTTCGAACTGGATGAACTTAGTAATGACTTTTATCTTGCCGCCAATAAGTTAACTCCTCCTGACATTATTCTCTTGTTAAAGCAAAAGCTTTCAGAATTAGAGTGA
- a CDS encoding PAS domain S-box protein — translation MIQSLFFNKSDNTQAILDQAIDAVISINTKNNVTYMNEAAEKLFGYSKTEVIGKNVKMLVPREFSTNHDQYVNANRNGGPDKIVGTARDIQIETRSGDTKWCSLSLSKVRQSDGIHYTAFIKDITVQKEAQERIDQTLEQCIDAVVSIDHNNIVTFFNPAAERLWGYQRDEVIGHNVKMLVPRAIQGNHDEMVNRNRRTGEDKIVGTSRDVEIERSDGQVLWANLSLSKVNVAGKIAYTAFVKDITEEKAQRDQIALLSLVANETDNSVIITDANGLIEYVNPGFTKLSGYDQHEVLGKKPGHVLQGKHTSPDTKKRIKKNLEQRTPFYEEILNYTKEGEPYWISLAINPVFDEQGSLIRFVSIQANVDSTKRVALENDVRLKAIGEANIVLEFDPQGELTLINPMGLSALGATDQRAVQQLLKTLSSYLSDEQWQSIRTGQFVKTQLALPTGLSEVQIDAAISPVLDEDGKLNKILLYGTDVSERNAVLTETHHAMAQVLSKISTIINTINSISDQTNLLALNAAIESARAGDAGRGFAVVADEVRSLAMRTTESAGEIGGLIDETRQHVDQLSSYIQAK, via the coding sequence ATGATCCAGTCACTCTTCTTTAATAAGTCGGATAACACTCAGGCTATCCTAGATCAGGCTATTGACGCCGTGATCAGTATCAACACCAAAAACAATGTTACGTACATGAACGAAGCCGCTGAAAAGCTGTTTGGCTACAGTAAAACGGAGGTGATTGGGAAAAACGTGAAAATGCTCGTCCCGCGCGAATTTTCAACCAATCACGATCAATACGTCAATGCCAATCGCAATGGCGGCCCGGACAAAATTGTTGGCACGGCTCGTGACATTCAAATAGAAACCCGCAGTGGTGACACGAAGTGGTGTAGCCTGTCTTTATCTAAAGTACGTCAGTCTGACGGTATTCATTACACAGCCTTTATAAAAGACATTACGGTGCAAAAAGAGGCTCAGGAGCGCATTGATCAGACGCTTGAGCAGTGTATTGATGCCGTTGTGTCGATTGACCACAACAATATCGTGACTTTTTTTAACCCGGCTGCAGAGCGCTTGTGGGGTTATCAGCGTGACGAAGTTATTGGCCATAATGTGAAAATGCTGGTGCCCAGAGCGATACAGGGTAACCATGACGAAATGGTCAATCGTAATCGCCGCACCGGTGAAGATAAAATCGTTGGTACTTCCCGGGATGTTGAGATTGAACGTAGCGATGGTCAGGTGCTTTGGGCTAATTTGTCGTTATCAAAAGTCAATGTGGCCGGCAAAATTGCCTACACGGCATTTGTTAAGGATATTACCGAAGAAAAAGCACAGCGTGATCAGATAGCGTTGCTTTCTTTGGTTGCGAATGAAACCGATAACTCGGTGATCATAACCGATGCAAACGGATTAATTGAATATGTGAACCCCGGCTTTACTAAGCTGTCTGGCTACGACCAACACGAGGTTCTGGGTAAGAAACCTGGCCATGTTTTACAGGGCAAACATACCTCACCCGATACTAAAAAGCGTATCAAAAAGAATCTGGAACAACGTACCCCGTTTTATGAAGAGATCCTGAATTACACCAAAGAGGGTGAACCTTATTGGATCAGCTTAGCCATTAACCCAGTATTTGATGAACAGGGCAGCTTGATACGCTTTGTGTCAATTCAGGCGAATGTTGATAGCACTAAACGCGTTGCATTAGAAAATGATGTGCGCCTGAAAGCAATTGGTGAGGCAAATATTGTACTGGAGTTTGATCCTCAGGGAGAGCTGACGTTGATCAATCCTATGGGACTCAGTGCACTGGGCGCCACGGATCAGCGAGCAGTACAACAACTGCTTAAAACGCTGTCAAGCTATCTCAGTGATGAACAATGGCAGTCGATACGCACAGGCCAGTTCGTGAAAACACAACTTGCTTTGCCTACTGGCCTAAGCGAAGTACAAATAGACGCTGCAATTTCTCCGGTGTTGGATGAAGATGGCAAGCTCAATAAAATTCTGCTCTATGGTACGGATGTTTCAGAGCGCAACGCGGTCCTGACAGAAACGCACCATGCGATGGCACAGGTATTGTCTAAGATTAGCACCATCATTAATACCATCAATAGCATCTCAGATCAGACTAACTTACTTGCACTGAATGCGGCGATCGAATCGGCTCGGGCCGGTGATGCTGGCAGAGGCTTTGCCGTGGTTGCTGATGAAGTAAGGAGTCTCGCAATGCGAACCACAGAGTCCGCAGGAGAGATTGGTGGCCTGATCGACGAAACACGTCAGCACGTTGATCAACTAAGCAGCTATATTCAGGCTAAGTGA
- the fldA gene encoding flavodoxin FldA, whose translation MASVGIFFGSDTGNTEHVAKMIQKELGKKLVDVKDIAKSSKADIEEFDLLLFGIPTWYYGEAQCDWDDFFPELEEISFEGKLVAIFGCGDQEDYAEYFLDAMGMVNDIVTERGAIVIGNWSTEGYDFEASKGLVDDSHFVGLGIDEDRQPELTEERVKKWSAQVYEEMCLSELED comes from the coding sequence ATGGCAAGCGTAGGTATTTTTTTCGGCAGTGACACGGGTAACACCGAACACGTTGCAAAAATGATCCAAAAAGAATTGGGCAAAAAATTAGTCGATGTGAAAGACATTGCCAAGAGTAGCAAAGCAGATATCGAAGAATTCGATTTACTTCTTTTTGGTATCCCTACTTGGTACTACGGTGAAGCTCAGTGTGACTGGGATGACTTTTTCCCGGAACTGGAAGAAATTAGCTTTGAAGGTAAACTTGTAGCCATCTTTGGTTGTGGCGACCAGGAAGACTATGCCGAGTACTTCTTAGATGCAATGGGTATGGTTAACGACATTGTAACTGAGCGCGGTGCAATCGTCATTGGTAACTGGTCTACTGAAGGCTATGACTTTGAAGCCTCAAAAGGCCTGGTAGACGATAGTCACTTTGTTGGTCTGGGTATTGACGAAGATCGTCAACCTGAGCTAACTGAAGAACGCGTGAAGAAGTGGTCTGCTCAGGTATACGAAGAAATGTGCCTAAGCGAACTGGAAGACTAA
- a CDS encoding NAD(P)H-dependent oxidoreductase: protein MKKVLLLNGNPKQSSFTHHLSSEYQHQAEKSALVRRFNISEMNFDPNLASGYDEVQELEACLSDFVEALIWAEHIVIVTPIWWGGLPAKLKGLFDRALLPGMAFSFKDDSASVVQLLIGKTARVILTMDAPQEFAEQQSGPVLEQLSLYTLEFCGINKAEVTLFGSVILSDESQRNTWIKEVHFLGASIS from the coding sequence ATGAAAAAAGTCTTACTGTTAAATGGCAACCCAAAACAAAGTAGTTTTACTCATCATCTGAGCTCTGAGTATCAACACCAAGCTGAGAAGTCAGCACTGGTTCGTCGCTTTAATATATCAGAGATGAATTTTGATCCAAATTTGGCATCGGGCTACGATGAAGTTCAGGAGCTGGAAGCTTGCCTGAGTGATTTTGTTGAAGCCCTTATTTGGGCCGAACATATCGTAATTGTTACACCTATCTGGTGGGGCGGGTTGCCTGCAAAACTCAAAGGGTTATTCGATAGGGCGCTCTTACCCGGAATGGCGTTTTCTTTTAAAGATGACAGTGCCAGCGTTGTGCAACTGCTGATTGGTAAAACGGCAAGAGTCATATTAACTATGGATGCTCCACAAGAGTTTGCTGAACAGCAATCCGGGCCGGTCTTGGAGCAGTTGAGTCTTTATACGCTTGAATTTTGCGGCATTAACAAAGCCGAGGTTACTTTATTTGGCTCAGTTATTCTATCGGATGAGAGTCAGCGGAATACGTGGATAAAAGAGGTACATTTTCTGGGGGCTAGTATAAGTTAA
- the fur gene encoding ferric iron uptake transcriptional regulator, with translation MTDHNLELKKAGLKVTLPRIKILEILQCPDNQHISAEDVYKILLDKGEEIGLATVYRVLNQFDDAGIVTRHHFEGGKSVFELSGSTHHDHLVCLKCGKVIEFEDELIERRQEEIAKENGIKLTNHSLYLYGECNDEEACKNYGDENGN, from the coding sequence ATGACTGATCACAACTTAGAGCTAAAAAAAGCGGGTTTAAAGGTTACCCTGCCACGCATTAAGATCTTAGAGATCTTGCAGTGTCCTGATAACCAGCATATCAGTGCCGAAGACGTATACAAAATCCTACTGGACAAAGGCGAAGAAATTGGTCTTGCTACCGTTTACCGCGTATTAAACCAGTTTGATGACGCTGGCATTGTGACCCGTCACCACTTTGAAGGTGGTAAGTCTGTATTTGAATTGTCAGGCAGTACACACCATGACCACCTGGTTTGTCTTAAGTGTGGTAAAGTAATTGAGTTTGAAGACGAACTTATCGAAAGACGTCAGGAAGAAATTGCCAAAGAAAATGGCATCAAACTGACCAACCACTCTCTGTATTTGTACGGCGAGTGTAACGATGAAGAAGCGTGTAAAAATTACGGTGATGAAAACGGTAACTGA
- a CDS encoding helix-turn-helix transcriptional regulator: MSADKDPAFNLVPEIALLAPLPEHMRKRFEQALLLMHEQLEEGFSWQQIAKKSAISSFHFHRQFSKLFNETPGRYLSRIRLQYAVYYLLYHDALSITDIAQLCGFASSQALAKALKRELGTTAKAIRLMAQQATPQQTKVLMDKLAHPGDSGSLEKQLAEALPCTLEYCEARYFKAVPSDTSDWDQILDHYEEQSVGLLGITKMTELEKSWSAIETQIAKSVEPGEPHDAVIESGHYFCCRAYLLSDVAYSQVLHTLFEKAQQEGYNIDPEGSFIEWIEGVDLEQYGGITMQFQIPVIA; this comes from the coding sequence ATGTCAGCAGACAAAGATCCCGCGTTTAATCTGGTGCCAGAAATTGCTTTGCTGGCGCCGCTACCTGAACATATGCGAAAGCGATTCGAGCAGGCGTTATTGTTGATGCATGAGCAGTTAGAAGAGGGCTTTAGCTGGCAGCAAATAGCCAAAAAGAGTGCTATTTCATCTTTTCATTTTCATCGTCAGTTTAGCAAACTCTTCAACGAAACACCGGGCCGATACCTGAGTCGGATCCGGCTGCAATATGCGGTTTACTATTTGCTTTATCACGATGCACTGTCTATTACTGACATTGCGCAGTTGTGTGGTTTTGCGTCTTCGCAGGCATTGGCTAAAGCGCTCAAGCGCGAGCTGGGGACCACCGCAAAAGCGATTCGCCTGATGGCACAGCAGGCAACGCCTCAACAAACTAAGGTTTTGATGGATAAACTGGCACATCCAGGAGATTCCGGGTCGCTGGAAAAGCAGCTGGCAGAAGCGCTGCCATGTACGCTCGAGTACTGTGAAGCGCGTTACTTCAAAGCCGTTCCCAGTGATACCTCTGACTGGGATCAGATCCTGGATCATTATGAGGAGCAGTCAGTAGGCTTGCTGGGTATTACAAAAATGACCGAGCTGGAGAAAAGCTGGTCGGCCATAGAGACTCAGATTGCAAAATCAGTCGAGCCAGGTGAACCCCATGATGCGGTGATTGAAAGCGGTCATTACTTTTGTTGCCGGGCATATCTGTTGTCGGATGTAGCTTATAGTCAGGTACTTCATACTTTGTTTGAGAAAGCACAGCAGGAAGGATATAACATTGATCCTGAGGGTTCTTTTATCGAGTGGATCGAGGGAGTGGATCTGGAGCAATATGGTGGGATCACGATGCAGTTTCAGATCCCCGTTATCGCCTAA
- a CDS encoding response regulator has product MKTLVVDSSAVMRRIVTQMLAQMGYQNTIQVDTCSAAFEELNKGEVDLIIADRQMTDMCCLEFAKAVRQGPYKDVNLLMMTLDGSLAEVNEARRAGIDKCVVKPFNFEGLKAGVEFFTVKLQG; this is encoded by the coding sequence ATGAAAACCTTAGTCGTAGATAGCAGCGCTGTTATGCGTAGAATTGTTACACAGATGCTTGCTCAAATGGGTTATCAGAACACAATACAGGTGGACACCTGTAGCGCTGCATTCGAGGAGCTCAACAAGGGAGAGGTAGACCTTATAATCGCAGACAGGCAAATGACTGACATGTGTTGCCTTGAGTTTGCAAAGGCAGTTCGACAGGGGCCTTATAAAGATGTTAATTTGTTGATGATGACGCTCGACGGCTCATTGGCTGAGGTAAATGAAGCACGCAGGGCCGGGATAGATAAGTGTGTTGTTAAGCCTTTCAATTTTGAAGGCCTGAAAGCAGGTGTTGAGTTTTTTACTGTAAAACTACAAGGCTAA
- a CDS encoding alkaline phosphatase — MISDGNGFNGWLAADYYQGLAGKQTYQVTRPDGTAPLVFGLAHNALNLVDEQGRPLPKGTDVAKAAGAVAQGYDPTTRWTRFENAMINDYTASGSYTSYTDSAAAGTALMSGRKTSVGRINMDWSNSERFETIAQLAMKEGLAAGTVTSVMISHATPAAAIAHNSSRNNYADIFNEMLASELSVIMGAGHPLYGASGDLAASAEEKEYKYVGGEQTYKSLGNKNGRDGVSYIDSVADFKALAQGNNVPRRVIGIAQSGSTLQAGRAALPDDNTPSGMAYNTNVPDLATMSLGALNVLEQDPDGFFVMIEGGAVDWMGHANNMPRFIEEQIDFNKAVDAVIHWVETHSSWDETLLIITSDHECGGIWGEGTWTNSAGGFVAEDRSKASLEIARFHPEEDTFNAFLAVQNRGKGKIPGYQWASRNHTNELVPLWAIGAGSQRFNEFTRTDLKAAELWGEHYKWDGNYVDNTVVFEVMEAALLRKP, encoded by the coding sequence ATGATATCTGATGGTAACGGATTCAATGGCTGGCTGGCCGCTGACTATTATCAGGGCCTGGCTGGTAAGCAAACTTATCAGGTGACGCGCCCGGATGGCACTGCGCCATTGGTCTTTGGGCTTGCTCACAATGCGCTTAACCTGGTTGATGAGCAGGGGCGACCATTGCCAAAGGGGACAGACGTTGCAAAAGCCGCAGGGGCTGTTGCGCAGGGGTATGACCCGACAACTCGCTGGACGCGTTTTGAAAATGCCATGATCAATGATTATACCGCCTCCGGTAGCTATACCTCCTATACTGACAGTGCCGCTGCGGGTACGGCACTGATGAGTGGCCGAAAAACCTCTGTTGGCCGCATCAATATGGACTGGAGCAACAGCGAGCGATTCGAAACCATAGCTCAACTAGCCATGAAAGAAGGCCTGGCCGCAGGGACGGTAACCTCCGTAATGATATCTCATGCGACGCCCGCAGCCGCGATAGCGCACAATAGCTCGCGCAACAATTACGCCGATATATTCAATGAAATGCTGGCATCTGAACTGTCTGTCATTATGGGCGCCGGTCATCCGTTGTACGGTGCGAGCGGGGATCTGGCAGCATCCGCTGAAGAGAAAGAGTATAAATATGTTGGTGGGGAGCAAACATATAAGTCACTTGGTAACAAAAATGGTCGCGACGGGGTGTCCTATATCGATTCAGTCGCCGATTTCAAGGCGCTGGCTCAGGGGAATAATGTCCCTCGACGTGTGATTGGCATTGCTCAGTCGGGTTCTACATTGCAGGCAGGAAGGGCTGCGTTACCTGATGACAATACGCCATCAGGGATGGCTTACAACACCAATGTGCCAGATTTAGCGACCATGAGTCTGGGAGCACTTAATGTACTTGAGCAAGATCCTGATGGCTTTTTTGTCATGATTGAAGGCGGGGCAGTAGACTGGATGGGTCACGCCAACAATATGCCCAGATTCATAGAAGAGCAGATTGACTTTAATAAGGCGGTCGATGCCGTTATTCACTGGGTAGAAACACACTCAAGCTGGGACGAAACGCTGCTGATTATTACTTCAGATCATGAGTGTGGCGGGATCTGGGGAGAAGGAACCTGGACAAATAGTGCAGGTGGCTTTGTCGCAGAAGACAGAAGTAAAGCATCACTGGAAATAGCACGTTTTCACCCTGAAGAAGATACGTTTAATGCATTTCTCGCTGTTCAGAATCGCGGGAAAGGCAAAATTCCTGGGTATCAGTGGGCTTCACGCAATCACACCAATGAATTGGTACCTTTATGGGCGATAGGCGCTGGCAGCCAGCGTTTTAATGAGTTTACACGCACCGATTTAAAAGCAGCGGAACTGTGGGGTGAACACTATAAGTGGGACGGCAACTACGTTGATAACACAGTCGTGTTTGAAGTGATGGAAGCTGCATTATTACGCAAACCATAA
- a CDS encoding gamma-glutamylcyclotransferase family protein: MACLFVYGTLAPGRPNEHILAGLKGQWQPGFVKGHLQNQGWGAELGYPGLILDTGAGEVSGLVFSSSELDAHWQRLDEFEGEHYKRVIAQVRLDNGEIISAYVYTLA, from the coding sequence ATGGCGTGTTTATTTGTCTACGGAACATTAGCACCCGGTCGTCCAAACGAGCATATTCTCGCTGGGCTCAAAGGCCAGTGGCAACCTGGCTTTGTCAAAGGCCATTTGCAAAATCAGGGTTGGGGGGCTGAGTTAGGTTATCCGGGCCTGATTTTAGACACGGGCGCGGGGGAAGTATCAGGTTTGGTGTTTAGCTCATCAGAGCTTGATGCTCATTGGCAGAGGCTCGATGAGTTTGAAGGCGAGCACTATAAACGCGTAATAGCGCAAGTGCGGTTAGACAATGGTGAAATAATATCTGCTTACGTCTATACCTTAGCGTGA
- a CDS encoding MerR family transcriptional regulator: protein MAKKTGLSVKAIRFYEEKDLIIAPKRQGVYRVYTPEHIEVLKLISEAKGLGVTLAELKGVIKYHNGSANWTEINAFLVVIKQRLENELQAISEKLAKLDICIGSINSCQKTA from the coding sequence GTGGCAAAGAAAACCGGTTTATCCGTCAAAGCAATCCGATTTTATGAAGAGAAAGATCTGATCATAGCACCGAAGAGACAAGGGGTGTATCGGGTTTATACCCCAGAACATATTGAGGTGTTGAAACTGATCTCAGAAGCTAAGGGCCTGGGGGTGACCTTAGCAGAGCTGAAGGGGGTCATTAAATATCACAATGGCAGCGCAAATTGGACTGAGATTAACGCTTTTCTTGTGGTGATAAAGCAAAGACTTGAAAACGAGTTGCAGGCCATTTCTGAAAAATTAGCCAAGTTAGATATCTGCATAGGCTCAATCAATTCTTGTCAAAAAACAGCTTGA
- a CDS encoding alpha/beta fold hydrolase produces the protein MLLNYKLSGQPLGSAEPVLLLHGLFGSLENLNIIARALSESFTVINLDLRNHGQSFKSDVMDYTSMAQDVLNLLEHLKINQAHLVGHSMGGKVAMQVAMLDESKINKLVVLDIAPVDYHPRHDTIIRALNAVATAQVASRAEADAIMQTYIEEQGVRGFLLKSLAKNEQGQLEWRFNLGVIEANYNKIISNINTTHSCLCDTLFLKGNNSDYIEAQHRDAIMQSFSNARAKIIQGAGHWLHAEKPQAVNRSIIDFIQ, from the coding sequence ATGTTGCTTAACTACAAATTATCGGGACAGCCACTGGGCAGTGCCGAGCCTGTTTTGTTACTTCACGGCCTGTTCGGCTCGCTGGAGAACCTGAATATTATAGCCCGCGCACTCAGTGAATCGTTCACTGTAATAAACCTGGACTTGCGCAATCATGGTCAGTCGTTTAAGAGCGATGTGATGGATTACACCAGTATGGCTCAGGACGTCCTTAACTTGCTCGAACACCTGAAAATTAATCAAGCACACCTGGTCGGTCATTCCATGGGTGGTAAAGTGGCTATGCAAGTTGCGATGCTGGACGAGAGTAAAATCAACAAATTGGTTGTCCTGGACATTGCCCCTGTAGATTACCACCCTCGCCATGACACGATTATCCGAGCCTTAAATGCGGTTGCAACGGCTCAGGTTGCCAGTCGCGCCGAAGCCGATGCCATAATGCAAACCTATATAGAAGAACAAGGCGTGCGTGGCTTTTTGCTTAAGAGCTTGGCTAAAAATGAGCAAGGCCAACTTGAGTGGCGCTTTAACCTCGGCGTCATAGAAGCCAATTACAATAAGATCATTTCAAATATTAATACAACTCATTCTTGTTTGTGTGATACGCTGTTCCTGAAAGGAAACAACTCAGATTATATTGAGGCCCAGCACAGAGACGCCATTATGCAGTCCTTTAGCAATGCCAGAGCAAAAATTATTCAGGGTGCCGGACATTGGCTGCACGCAGAAAAACCACAAGCAGTCAATCGTTCAATTATTGATTTTATTCAATAA
- a CDS encoding DUF2788 domain-containing protein, with product MINEFMNEFETLGLYFALAGIFFFIGMAIQDVLKKGDVPKFGRYIVWLVLFLGCSGFIAKGLIQVFWQGAGVG from the coding sequence ATGATCAACGAATTTATGAATGAGTTTGAAACCCTTGGTCTTTACTTTGCTCTCGCCGGGATTTTCTTTTTTATAGGTATGGCCATTCAGGACGTCCTAAAGAAAGGAGACGTGCCCAAGTTTGGTCGATACATAGTCTGGTTAGTGCTATTTTTAGGGTGCTCAGGCTTTATCGCCAAGGGCCTGATACAGGTATTTTGGCAAGGTGCGGGTGTTGGTTAA